ATGTGTGATACAGATCTCATCTTTATGGCCATGGTTTCCTGCCGTTTTCATGACAGCCGACACGGGCCATTATGGCGCAACATCAATAAATAGAAAACATGATTCAAAAGAGGCAGCTTGTTTggtgacattcattcattttctatacccgcttactccaattagggtCATGAGGGGCTGGGGTCTATTGCAGCACCCATAGGGCGAGAAGCgtgttacaccctggacagacaaacacattcacacctatggtcaatttaaagtttttcaattcacctaacttgcatgtctttggaagtcggagcacctggagggaacccacgagactacacagaaaagaccaggtgggaAGAGGTAACaggaccttcttgatgtgaggcaatgGTGCTAACCATTAAAGGACCATGCTGGCCCCTTGTTTGTGACATTCCCAATCAAATCTCTACAAATCACACACCAATGGCTGCTGGGAGCCTGGTTCAAAATTCACCCATTGCCTTGTCCTACCCCATAGCCACTCTAAAACCAGACTAACATAAGCAAAACCATTCAACCCTGTTCTACCAAATACAATttccaataaaataaaataaaataaaatcattcttTTTCACTTCTTCCTCCTATAGATTTTCTTTGCAAAATTAAAGAAAACTGAATGAGGAAGGTTTTGAGCGTAACAGTTAATGAGTTTGTGCAGCTGCTGGTAGCTCTGCTCTTCGTATTTTTTGTAGACTGTTGGTAGCTGCAGGGCGTTGTACAGTGCTTTGACCTTCGCAACACAAGCATCATCATGCTGCCCGTAACATGCCTGAGGAGAGGAcaaaatttttattaatttaatgtGCTAACTAATGACAAGAAGTGAAAGCAGGACAACAGGGTGATCAGAACAAACTCcactgtggaacacaatcatAAAAACCAAGACAAGGAGAAAATATTTCAGTTTTGCAAACATGAGTTTACATAGCTCAGTAGACATTTGTTGATAGTCAATAAGAcaaaaaaccccccccaaaaaaccagcATAACATTTCTTACTGCAAAACATGATCATTtgtacagttcagtgattttcATGTGATATTATACTTGTCATACTCTATTTATGAGAAAACAGCCAATAATAaatttcctatatatatatatatatatatatatatatgtgtgtgtgtgtgtgtgtgtgggtgtcccaaaaaagtatacaacatttaaaacactcagtttgacccttaaatgctacaaacttaatcacttatgtttctttttttacttgcagagaccctgaagtttatgttgatgccaagcaagactcaggaaaatgccaagattaaccatactacagtgaacaaaaatgATTGAGTTTtagcaccagaccaagagtgtcaaacaggtgcagcaacTTTATGctggactgacaaaatgcagggccaatattgacactggtatgaaaaacttcaacctttcagctttctatccagccataaatttatttcctagacatatgctttgaccattttctttgctgataaaatgttgcatatatatatatggaaatttCAGGTGGTAGGTCGGTGCCACTCATAACTTTCTGTGTTACAAAACTAAAATCTCTCTATTCAACTCCTAAAATATGTTTTAGCTACTGTGGGCAAAAGATCCatctaaaaaaataatatataaataaaatcaccTTGATCAATCTTGGCACAGTTCAGACCTTACATTTACTATAATATCAGGACAAAATTTTAGGCACACTATAATTTCAATAACAATGAATTTTGATATTTAGTTTAAATCAGtttgaaatgtccaaacattcctgttccaacaaaaacaaaatgtaagATTTTTctgtttcttaaaaaaaataaaataattatatatatatataaaaaaggtacAAACCTAATttcaaataaataattataacctTCAACAACAAATGAATTAGTACATGAAAGATGCTTTTTTGATTGAGATGCTGTTTCAAACTTTACATCTGAATCCGGTTTGGTCTCAGTCTACGGACATTTATTCTGTTGACCTACAAGATGACAACATTTATATTAAATTGGAAGGATGGtctcatttatgtatttattcactcactgcattttacaggtgACAGGGCTGGGCTTCTCCAAAGCCTAAGTATATGTACTGggttttcagtttgtttttgtttttttgttgttgttgttgttgttttaatttgaAGTACTGTATCAATTGGTTGCTATATGAATCCTCACCTCTAACTCTGCTCTCTGCTCAAGAGTCATGATTTCTAGTGCCGACACAACCAGCCAGCTGCATTTATTATCTTGAATGTCTGTACCAATCTTCCCCGTCACAGAAGGATCACCGTAACAGTCCAAGTAATCATCCTGCAATTTAAATTGATTAATGTTGTTACACATTGTAATATTTACACACCACATTGTttgataaataagtaaataagatTATGATGCATAAATTTTGGAATTCTCACTCAGTTTACTACACATACCATGCTGTGTACTGatgatgtaataataataatgatgtgtAACAGCATTACCTGTATTTGAAAAAACTCTCCCATCTCCAGTAAGATGTGTTTGGCATTACTGTGCTCCTCTTCACTCTCAATCCCTGCCTACAAAAGGGATTGCCACAATAGTTATGATGAAAAATACATTTCTGGAGTTGGCTAATGTGACTGAGGGTGGTCGATGTTTTTGTTAATTATTGTATACACTTCATTTTAGTGTACTGCCACCCATGGATTTAATGAGTAATTTTAATTGTAAAAGTACTTTGAAATGTATAATCTGCACCAGAAAGTggtttataattattattattaaactggtcaaaaaaacaaaaaaaacaaaatcttgcatggactttgagaactgatttgggGTAGTTtttgggtgctgaatccaaatctgaactcaaacttcctctgtcacatcatgATTTTTTGCAGTCAGTGTGTTCTGTATTGTTGGATTACGTAAAAGTTGCTCGTTCAGTCgtgagtttgacgccactaatcgtgcacaaaagcagctttaaaagcacagtttttaaaccaggttcacaaaatgtgaacaagaaccAGAATATCGTTTATGGTacagaagaggtgtgcgagactgcagcttttgcttcaatgcttaatACGTGAATTATTTTTTCATGTCTAAAAAAGGTGAtgtaatggacaattttcaagatgCGCCACCATCTTGAAACCGAGACTTCcggttagtgagcctctcgctcGCGTGTTTGACGTCATTAGAAACACctgctcagctgtcagatttccagagagtgaaatggccactggaggtGAATTTCACACCATATCGGAAAGTCATTTTGTTGCCATCCCAAATGGAATGAGAaggagtgctgcagtggtgtgaatattGATGTaacgccccggtcacacggcactaacgaaggacactgaagccaaaatgaaacaagaaatctggacttacattgacatcatttaaccgtcgtccagcttcattcctaTACAAATCCTGATGACAATTTCAAGTCGtccatattccgttttgctttctgtcttgatggttcctcatcgtttgtgtaATTCCCATAGCGTCAGCATTCCGTTTGGCAgtcatccaactttgtccaacctcccaagtccaacatcTTGCATGAAAATTGTACACGCACAAACAGCTGCGCGCCAAAGACGGCACGCAAACTGGCACACAGCTGTTTGCGTGTGCCTACAGGCTCTCCAGCCAAAGACGGCACGAGAACTGGCACACAGCTGTTTGCGTGTGcccacagcctctccagccaaaGACGGCACGCGAACTGGCACACAGCTGTTTGCGTGTGCCTACAGCCTCTCCAGCCAAAGACAGCATGCGAACAGCTGTATGCGAGTGTGTAcagtgttcgtgcaagacgtcgggcaaagttggatgacagtcaaacggaacgctgacgcTACAGGAATTAATAAacaatgaggaaccatcaagacagaaagcaaaatggaatacggacgaCTTGAAGTTGTCACCAGGATtcgtacaggaacgaagctgggcgacggttaaatgatgtctctgaaagtaaACTTAAGTCCAGAGTTCTTGTTTTGCTttagtgtccttcgttagtgctgtgtgactggggctttgttgctaggaaagttcaacaaccaaaataccaacacTCTGAGCGCAATGAACATCTTTTgactatttgatttctttgtgcaactgacatcgttattcaagcattcaaaaggctattcctaccgccacacaactccagctacacacgagaaagtttcttgacagtttttgttattgaaggAATCCGTGTCTCCCTGACCAGATAGCATGTGCGTAGGCGCCGTCTAGGGGgatcttgaaaatcccccattgagaaagaaagaaaaatcctgttgaccagtgttattattAAGTTTTGATGGGACTCTTATTTTTCAAACCTGCATATTGTGCATTTTGAAAGTTAGCAGAAAGTTCTAAAAGCCAAATTGCATAAATCAGAAATTGCTAGCAGCATTTTCACTTTTGTACCTATTAAAAAGGCATGAGTTCCTGTTGTTTGTTCAGATTTgctgtataaacacacacacacacacacacacactcaccatgTACATTGCTGCAGCCACTGGCAGGTAAAAAGAGTAGAAGGCAGTCTTGTATTTTACAATAGCTTTGTACCTGAAATAAAGACAAAGACATGTTCACCCAttagttttcctcctcttctgatgatgtcatcacttcAAACAATCCTTTGTACCTCTCCATGGTGAACCTGTGGAGGTCAATCTTGCCAGGAGGGGCTGTCATGAGGTCTAGCGCTTGGCCAAGCTCTGTTTGGAAAGTTgtctgaaacacacacagatgcagtaACAATGCTCTGTCTGTGCTGCATGTGTATGTGCAACTGAAAACTTTCGGTACCTCAGTAAACAGCTCGAGTAGGTGGATGTAGTAGGGCTGGTCCCTGCAGTGTCGGCGAAGCAATCTATAGACTGTTGCTTCCAAGAGAAATGCATCATTAATGGCATCCAGACCTATTccgtccttaaaaaaaaaaaaaaagtagaaatttACAGTCAGCCAGCacacaagtaaaagtgaaaaataaagcataTTATTCACACTCTGTGAAACATAATTGTCTTACTTTCTTGTACCAGCAGGGCTGTCCTCTTCTAGTCACTGATGCATCCATAATATCATCAGCCACGAGTAAAAACGCCTGAAGCTACGAGCCAAGAGTAACAATGACAGTCAGACTGACACCTTTTCCACAGTGTAACTAACATGGAAACAATCAGTCTGAGACACAAGTGGCAAAACAGGGTTTTAGTGAGCGTTTTGGCTGCACTCCTTAGTTTCTCaccccagcaaaaaaaaaaaaaaaacacacaccacaacaacaacaacaactaaactGAATTTAAACagtaaatggaatgcatttatatagcgcttttccatctgcatcagacgctcaaagcgctttacaataatgcctgacattcaccctgatgtcagggtgctgccatacaaggtgctcactacacactgggagcaactctgggattaaggaccttgcccaagggcccttagtgattttccagtcaggctgggatttgaaccaaggatcctctggtctcaagcctaatgcttaaccactagaccatcacctccctcttaTTAGGATCATGTCTAAAGAAACCCTTAAATAAATTCTACAAACACAATCTGTAATCCatgacaacaaacaaataaaaaccaaACAATCCCTGTCAAACTGATTGACATAATAATATGAGAAATCTGTAAAATTTTAAACATTAACAAATTCTGTCATTGTAAATAAGTTTTGTCTACGTCTTGCAGTAGAATTACTCATAAGGTTTTATGCATCTTTGAGGAACTACTGGTTGTTGCAACAATATTTAAGTTTCCTTTCCATTTACTGTATCTGACTTTCTGATTCAATTTTAGGTTGAATCAGAAAATCCCAACTTCATATTTGCCATCACCACACAAAGTATTTTAACTCCCACTGGTCACTCTCCTAAATTGTTTCTGGACCAGTTTAAGTTTGATCACACTGGTAATAAAGATTGTGAATCCCTTAGTTCCACTAAGGAGCAAAATTAGAATGGTGAAGAAGAAAAGCTTCTTTAACattaaaatggttaaaaaaataaataaaaaggagacTATtatgttaatattattattactattatttatgtcatgtttatttatgtttattcatatttatgtcattactatgtcattcaaagcgcatattaatcaaatatgtaggactgcttttttgcatttacgcaatatctctaaaattagaaaggtcttgtctcagagtgatgctgaaaaactaattcatgcatttatttcctctaggctggactattgtaattcattattatcaggttgtcctaaaagttccctgaaaagccttcagttaattcaaaatgctgcagctagagtactaacggggactagaaggagagagcatatctcacccacattggcctctcttcattggcttcctgttaactctagaatagaatttaaaattcttcttcttacttataaggttttgaataatcaggtcccatcttatcttagggacctcatagtaccatatcaccccaatagagcgcttcgctctcagactgcaggcttacttgtagttcctagggtttgtaagagtagaatgggaggcagagccttcagctttcaggctcctctcctgtggaaccagctccaaattcagatcagggagacagacaccctctctacttttaagattaggcttaaaactttcctttttgctaaagcttatagttagggctggatcaggtgaccctgaaccatcccttagttatgctgctatagacgtagactgctggggggttcccacaatgcactgtttctttctcttttgctctgtatgcaccactctgcatttaatcattagtgatcgatctctgctcccctccacagcatgtctttttcctggttctctccctcagccccaaccagtcccagcagaagactgcccctccctgagcctggttctgctggaggtttcttcctgttaaaagggagtttttccttcccactgtagccaagtgcttgctcacagggggtcgttttgaccgttggggttttacataattattgtatggccttgccttacaatataaggcgccttggggcaactgtttgttgtgatttggcactatataaaaaaaaacaaaattgattgaaattgattgattgatttacaaagCAATTCGATTCTGCTGCTGATCTGAATTCAGGAGTAGATTCAACATTGCTGATGGACGTGATGGTCTAGAGCAGAGAGGGGAACCTTTGGTCTCCGGGCCatgcgaggtctattagaaaagtagtatccgaccttattatttttttcaaagaccatatggatttgaatcacgtgtgattgcgtcagacaaacttgaaccctcgtgcgcatgcgtgagtttttccacgcctgtcggttgcgtcattcgcttgtgagcaggctttgagtgaggagtggtccagccccctcgtcgttgttgtttcattaccaggaaatggcggaatgatttgggcttttttttccatcagaattttttcagaaactgttagagactggcagctggaaaccattagaaaaatttatctggctttcggtgaaaatgttatgggcttggtagagaataaggagtgttactgtcgctttaaggacggcccccagaggctgtggggcgcgctgcgctctgaagccgccatcgacaggctaaaCAACCAttgcatttctaaacggatggctgtctggattcgtgaccatcgtgtgccatttctctggttatcacaagagctggacatcaaccattttccggcagatttcacttttaacaagagattttgtcatggaaagccgagcggaagcttcgcgcgtcacgatggattcgctactggagcgagacaaaaccacctccgttttggtctcacaggacggctttgagatggcgttcagacagctgtcggtggtttttccatcgaatgattatccaagaaattgtggatgtgcctggacatgccagaacatgtcccatgaggcttcatcacggcgttgctttgcgccatgtggcactgccgcgacacgcggaattcctccgcacgtctgtctcaatgtgccgaaaaagtgctgatgtccacgtcttttcacaattcctgtgctagtcagatgacttcccggataaaacacagcgtccagtttggaaatgaatggcacattccactgttacaggagtttttgtcatggaaagaggagcggaggcttcatgcgtcgcggcggtgccgcatggcgcacagcaacaccgtgatgaagcctcacgggacatgttctggcatgtccaggcacatccacaatttctcggataatcactcgatggaaaaaccactgacagctgtctgaaagccatctcaaagccgttctgtgagacaaaaacggaggtggttttgtctcgctccagtagcgaatccatcgtgacgcacgaagcctctgctcggctttccatgacaaaatctcttggtaaaagtgaaatctgccggaaaatggttgatgtccagctcttgtgataaccagagaaatggcacacgatggtcacggatccagacagccatccgtttagaaatgaaatggtcgctcagcctgtcgatggcggctcgccccacagccactggggcccgtccttaaagtgacagtaacactccttattctctaccaagcccgtaacattttcaccgaaagccagataaatttttctaatggtttccagctgccagtctctaacagtttctgaaaaaattctgatggaaaaaaagcccaaatcattccgccatttcctggcaatgaaacgacgacgagaggggtggaccactcctcactcaaagcctgctcacaggcgaatgacgcaaccgacaggcgtggaaaaactcatgcatgtgcaagagggttcaagcttgtctgacgcaatcacacgtgattcaaatccatatggcttttgaaaaagataataaggtcggatacttttctaatagacctcgtatgtggcccGCAAGACCATTTGATCAGACCCCTGAGGCAGCTCATAAAAACATCAAAAGCAACATAGCATGACGTACGCCCCCACCCATATGCTGGTGTGtggttatctagaagaggtgaCAATTAAGAGTGGAAATTATTTCTACAGTGAACGACTGAcgcgttatacaacccctggcaaaaaattatgtaatcaccggccttgggCCTTACATAACATAAATAATCCTAAAACCTCAAGTTGCTCACTGTGTGCAGATGAGCAGGATGCTGACATCATTGTGTGTGGGCACAtgcatgggtgaatgtgaggcatcattataaagccctttgagcatctGTATCAGACGGAAAAGCCGGGATTATAGAAACAGTCTATGCAACATTATGAAATACAGGATAAAAGAATGCACTGACAACAAGCGAAAAACCTCtgataaaatacactcaacaaaaatataaacgcaacttttggttttgctcccattttgtatgagatgaactcaaagatctaaaactttttccacatacacaatatcaccatttccctcaaatattgttcacaaaccagtctaaatctgtgatagtgagcacttctcctttgctgagataatccatcccacctcacaggtgtgccatatcaagatgctgattagacaccatgattagtgcacaggtgtgccttagactgcccacaataaaaggccactctgaaaggtgcagttttgttttattgggggggggataccagtcagtatctggtgtgaccaccatttgcctcatgcagtgcaacatatctccttcgcatagagttgatcaggttgtcagttgtggcctgtggaatgttggtccactcctcttcaatggctgtgtgaagttgctggatattggcaggaactggtacacgctgtcgtatacgccggtccagagcatcccaaacatgctcaatgggtgacatgtccggtaag
The Thalassophryne amazonica chromosome 7, fThaAma1.1, whole genome shotgun sequence genome window above contains:
- the fdps gene encoding farnesyl pyrophosphate synthase isoform X3, with product MFEDKFNELVTELTQRDVTDPVLADAISRLREVLVFNVPGGKRNRGLSVIGSLREFVPPTALSADTVQRALLVGWCIELLQAFLLVADDIMDASVTRRGQPCWYKKDGIGLDAINDAFLLEATVYRLLRRHCRDQPYYIHLLELFTETTFQTELGQALDLMTAPPGKIDLHRFTMERYKAIVKYKTAFYSFYLPVAAAMYMAGIESEEEHSNAKHILLEMGEFFQIQDDYLDCYGDPSVTGKIGTDIQDNKCSWLVVSALEIMTLEQRAELEACYGQHDDACVAKVKALYNALQLPTVYKKYEEQSYQQLHKLINCYAQNLPHSVFFNFAKKIYRRKK
- the fdps gene encoding farnesyl pyrophosphate synthase isoform X1 translates to MGSILIRSLTLVLTVKRLMTFFISAPKTKLRQCAPPIKLAQLSLVSCTSSLQGDDAGKAAEAKKTVPDSQMFEDKFNELVTELTQRDVTDPVLADAISRLREVLVFNVPGGKRNRGLSVIGSLREFVPPTALSADTVQRALLVGWCIELLQAFLLVADDIMDASVTRRGQPCWYKKDGIGLDAINDAFLLEATVYRLLRRHCRDQPYYIHLLELFTETTFQTELGQALDLMTAPPGKIDLHRFTMERYKAIVKYKTAFYSFYLPVAAAMYMAGIESEEEHSNAKHILLEMGEFFQIQDDYLDCYGDPSVTGKIGTDIQDNKCSWLVVSALEIMTLEQRAELEACYGQHDDACVAKVKALYNALQLPTVYKKYEEQSYQQLHKLINCYAQNLPHSVFFNFAKKIYRRKK
- the fdps gene encoding farnesyl pyrophosphate synthase isoform X2; translation: MGDDAGKAAEAKKTVPDSQMFEDKFNELVTELTQRDVTDPVLADAISRLREVLVFNVPGGKRNRGLSVIGSLREFVPPTALSADTVQRALLVGWCIELLQAFLLVADDIMDASVTRRGQPCWYKKDGIGLDAINDAFLLEATVYRLLRRHCRDQPYYIHLLELFTETTFQTELGQALDLMTAPPGKIDLHRFTMERYKAIVKYKTAFYSFYLPVAAAMYMAGIESEEEHSNAKHILLEMGEFFQIQDDYLDCYGDPSVTGKIGTDIQDNKCSWLVVSALEIMTLEQRAELEACYGQHDDACVAKVKALYNALQLPTVYKKYEEQSYQQLHKLINCYAQNLPHSVFFNFAKKIYRRKK